AGGAGGGTGGCGGTCCTGgccagggctccctgccaggggCCTGGTGCAATCTGTCTGAGGATGCCTCTTCCACAGAAGCTACAGAACATGGTCAGCCTGCTTTGGGCAAACGTGTCCACAGCCTCTCTGACATCTTTTCATAAAGCCTCAGTCCTACATGAGTGACGTCTTGTTTGACTTCTTAATGCCAATAAAAAGGAATTCTCTTCATTTCCAAATCTCTCCCTTTATTATCATAATTAACCTTTACTTGGAAAGCAGGCAGTAAAAACTATTCAGACAGCATCATTATATTATTACTTCACGCAGAAGAGGGTGAGGGGACTTTCAAGTTAAAATAGGCACTGAAAGAGACAAACTCCAGTTCCTAGGAAGGCTGACCCACTACAGTCAGTACTAAAAGCAGGATCAATGTGTAAATATTCAGAGaacatatggtagctttattcttcttgatactttaaaaaaaaaataaaggtgatgTGATGCCGGTGATGGTCAACATCATACAGGGAAGACCAAGTCCACACTCTGTCCTGAATCAACTGCCACCACGTGAGTCTTCTTGGCCAAGTCATTTACACCCACAGTGACGGAATAGGTCCCTGGATATACTTCTATGTAGAGGTCCTTAGAGATGTTCTCAGCCTGAAAGGAAAAGCGGATATTCGCAGTTCAGAGACTTTGTGTCCCAGTGCCGTCAGGGCACCTCCACCCAGCTCCCTCTGTGTGCAATGGAGTGAGGCACTAACGTGGGAGAGGGAGGCCCTATGTTCGAGGCTCAGCTTGGCCACAGAATAGGACTGCCATTTAGGCCAGTCTCAGGCTCTCCTTACACGTATTTCCTTGTTTATAACATTAGCTCACAGATAAGCATGTATGTGAAAACACTAAATTGTTACAGGGACATGAGGCATCATAAAAGGAACACTCTGATCGGAGCAGAAAGAATCAGATAGTAGAGGGAAAGGCTAATGTTGATTGCTTCAGGGCTCAAAAGTAGGCAGTAGCACTGCTAGTACAGATCAGCAGTAATGGCAAGGCACCGTGGGAAAACGAGAAGCATTCTTTTTAACTGTGTTTTGATAAATTCATTACTAGGAGGAGGAAACATTTCTTTTCTCCTGAAGCTGAGAACACAACGAGTAGATTCCATTCCGTCACGCAGCAAGTGAGCTCGCTGGCGGAAGCCCTCCCTTGGAGACTGGCTCTCCTATACGTTATGGTCCCCAACTTACCACGGTCAGACTTATAGTTTTTCAATTTTACGACAGTGTGAAAGTGAtacgcattcagtagaaaccgtactttaaattttgaattttgatcttttcccggGCTAGCCACGTGCAGTACAATACTTGTGATGCTGGGCTGCGGCAGTGAGCGATATCCCAGTCAGCCACGTGATCACAAGGATAAACAACTGATACACTGATCACCATCCTGCACTCATACAACCAGTCTGCGTTTCACTTTCAGTACCGCATTCAATAAATTATCAATACATGAACTATTCAAAACTTCATTATAAAGTCGGTTTTGTGTTAGATGGTTTTGCTCACCTGCAGCATatataagtgttctgagcacgtttaTGGCAGGATAGGCTAAGCTATGACATTCACTAGGTTAcgtatattaaatgcattttcaatggatgatattttcaacttacgatGGGTTTATCAGGACATAAGTCAAAGATCGACAGTGCAAAACACTGGAAGCTGGAGTTAATGGAAAGATTTATGTTTAGAGCTGAGCTGAGCACAAGTCATCCTCCAAGGACAGACTTCATGCCTGGCTGGGAAGTGGTCATGGCAGATGTGCAGGCAGAGGAGGGGTCTCAGCTCAAATGGCCAAAGAGCAAAGTCACAAACCAGAAAAGAGTCTGTAATTAAGAGCCAAAGCCCCTATCCCACGGCTAGGAGACCACTACATGCTCACTCGTTGCTCAGAAAAGCCACAGGCAGAAGCTGTTATTTCTGCACCAcccccgggggcgggggtggaggtgggggttggaGGGATGGGGGACCAAACTACTGGCCAATAAGTTCCGCTAGGAGgaataaatgataatatttctACTTTTACGAAACTTCCTCTCTTTCCACCTTGCAAACAGATTTGAAGCCAAGTTCTTCCAAAGCTGCTTTATGCTATATCCTTTCATGCCCACTTACTGCAAAATTGGAGGCTTATCAGCATTTAACTGGCATGAATGTGTATGACAATGCCACagctatgaaaataaaagtaggTTTCAGAAAACACAGCTATATCAGAATTGCAGAAAGCCAAGGATGCTTCATTTGTCTGCGTAAAAGGGGCAAGACAGGCATCTGTGATTCCAACACCATGAACATCAGGAAGATCAGCATTACCCAAACACAGCAAGTACTGGAGGCATCTAAGCCTAACAACTTGTACTAAAAGCAGAATAGTCTTAGTTACTACTCACTCTAGTATATTCTGAATCCTGGCTAGTAGCACATTgtatacaaacaaaaattaagcaaACTATTGCAGCAACACACCGGAGTTCCATTCTTCAGAATTCCAGCCCTTCCAAGTTCTAAAAGATTCCCTGGGActtgaggggaggtggggggagtcaaggaagggagggaatatggggatatgtgtataaaaacagatgactgaatctggtgtaccccccaaaaaataaaaaaaaataaaaaaataaaaaagattcccTGGGTTCATGAACTAAAGACTATTTTATCCTAAAAGTGAAAAACTCATCACTATATGTTTTCACAGAGAAACATTTGTGGAAAACAGGAACAAATCCCTTCAAATGTTTTGGAACCTGATCTAACCAAATGTACAGGTTTCAGAATTTCAGCAATGGTTTTCACTTTGTAAGCAGGAGGGTCAGGCCCCTCCTGCTGCTTGAACAGATGCTGGAATTCCAGTAGGACCCACTGCCCGCCCAGCTGAGCTGTAGGAATGGAGATATGAATACTCTGCATTCTTTCCAACCGCAACTATGAGTTCAGGCACAAAGAGTATCCCTGAAATTTCAAGTGAAGGAAGGATAccaagaaaacataattttacaCTGAACTAAAATGTTGTACACTTTCCCAAAGGGTAAAAATATCCCAACTTAACAATACTATACATTCAGTACAGAGAACCCTATAATAATCAGGTCAATTGGTTCATGGAATTGCAGTGTTGGTAAAGCCCAGTACCCTAGAAGTTCTGTACTCACAGGCTGGGATGCCTCTAGTGCACACTCTGATGCCTGATGGATGCCTCCTACACCAAGGGGGGTGTCTTTTCTCTGAAGAGAGAGGTAGAAACATTGATCAGGGCCCAAACTTTGACTTTTGGATGGTAGAGAGAAATTTTTTCCTACTTAATTAGGAACTAACAATTGTTCTGTCAGTGTTTTCCAGTTTGTCACCTAAGTTCTTAAGGCTTTTAGTGAATTCTGTGAAGTATTTTTAGTCAGATGTTTACCATGATTACCTTCTATCCTTACATGGGCTTTGGActcagacctgagtttgaatcctatCACTGCCATCTACTGAGAGGGACAGATTAATTTCTCTAAGCCTGGGTTTCCTAGTCTATAACCTGAGGATACTACACTGTAGGGAAGATTTAAAGTGcaaaagtggggacttccctggtggtgcagtagttaagagtctgcctgccaatgcaggggatacgggttccagccctggtccaggaagatcccatgtgcctcagagcaactaagcccatgcgcctagagtccatgctctgcaacaagagaagccacagcaatgagaagcccatgcactgcaacgaagagtggccccttgcttgctgcaactagagaaagcccacgtgcagcaacgaagactcaatgcagccaaaaataaataaaacaaacaaataaatttttaaaaaaagtgcaaAAGTGATTGACATTTAACAGGCTCTCAGAAAATAGAATTCTCTTCTGTGCTTCTCCCAGCAGTGGGAATACGAGAGGCAAAGAGGCTGAACTGAGAAAGTCAATTTCCCTTAGAGGGACCAACTTACATTTTATAGGAAGGGATGGGAGGGATACGAATGACTCTCGCCCACGTGTAATCCCCTGAGGGTCAGGCACTCTTAAGAGGGTCCAGGCAAGGGCAGAAAAGGGAGCCCAGGATCCGGGCTCTGGTGTGGCCCCTCGTACCCCAGGCCAGGGAAACGGGAGGCACTTCCGGCATGCAGCCAGCCCTCGCTCACATCTCTGCGGCCACTCTCCCATCCCTTCCCTAAACCCACAGGCCAGAGCAGTCAGGAATCCAACCTATGGATTAGACTCTGGACTTAAGTTTGCTATCTTTGAGTACAACTAGgggagtttaaaaacaaaaacaaaaacaaaacccacctgccccagaaacaacaacaaaggacTCATGTTGAATCAGTTCAACAAGTAGAGTCTTTGGCTTCCTCAGAGTGACACATGGTAAAAGACAGGTAATTTGTAGTGAGAGGTCTGTAACTGTTATCTTTAGGAAAAGCATTTTGTTAAAAGAAATCCCATCCTTgcacttcctttttttaaaattaccaaagACATGATACTTATCACTACCTTAGAGTGAAATATGTGATTGTTAAAAATCTCGTTCATAACCCTAGATGCAGAAGAGGATATTTGAAGCATTTTTCGTTAAGCCTGCCCAAGAATCCCTTGGCCCAGGATTGTAGGTTCAACTGAAGATCCTACAGTGGCATCAATCTCATATTTTGGGCAAAAACTCCTATTTCATGTGCATTGCTAGCAGTTCTCCAAGGCTGGGAGGTGATACATTTCTGCTGAGCGCTGTAATGCTGAGTCACCCAGGCATCCAATAATACAATCCAGCAGGAGCTCCAAGCGGTAGGGCCTCCCATCTTGGGAGGCTGAGGGCACAGCACAGCTGAGGATACATACCTGACCATTCCCTGCGTCTGGGCACAAGTGTATCTCCGACTTTCCTCTGTGATAACGATAGACATGGGTTGCCCCTCCTTCCTCTGGCACAGATGAATAATATTTCTAGAGAAGTAATGTGAAAGACGTTGGGTAACCAAATAGTCTggtcaaattttcaaaaaaactCCCTGTTACTTGAGCAAAGTGTGGTTAAGGAGGGAGGCAAGAGTGCAAAGGTAAATTACCTGCCCTCTTGAGAGGCCTCCGAAGTCATATAACAAATCTTAGCCCGTGTAAAGCAgctgcagagaaggaaactgcACTTGGCATTACTTTGCTGCCATCTACTGCCTCTGTAGGGCAAGAACTCTGGCAACTCAAGCTGGGTAGGACCATGCTCTCTGCCAGGGTAAATAATTTTCACAACATCCTCATCCCGATGTCAAATAAACAAGCCATTTCATCTCCTCTCATGACAAGTTGTGACTAACAGGTCCATGTTTACTAAGTCTCAGATAAGcacaagagaagagagaggtGCATCTCCTTGAGATTTAGAAATATAACAGGATATGT
The genomic region above belongs to Hippopotamus amphibius kiboko isolate mHipAmp2 chromosome 9, mHipAmp2.hap2, whole genome shotgun sequence and contains:
- the AKIP1 gene encoding A-kinase-interacting protein 1 isoform X1; this translates as MENCLAAAALNGVDRSSLQRSARLGQEVLERAKRRAVDWHSVERPKGSVGLISRERPYQERGPAAGPQRPLPGEREERHPTLSASFRTMAEFMDYTSSQCGKYYSSVPEEGGATHVYRYHRGKSEIHLCPDAGNGQRKDTPLGVGGIHQASECALEASQPAENISKDLYIEVYPGTYSVTVGVNDLAKKTHVVAVDSGQSVDLVFPV